The following are from one region of the Lacinutrix sp. Bg11-31 genome:
- the rluF gene encoding 23S rRNA pseudouridine(2604) synthase RluF codes for MEEKLTRLNKYLSEAGYCSRREADRLIDAGRVTINGSVPELGTKVTQSDVVEVDGKSITERKADFVYLAFNKPVGIVCTTDTRVEKDNIIDYIKYPKRVFPIGRLDKPSEGLIFLTDDGDIVNKILRASNNHDKEYLVSVDKPISQTFIKRMASGIYLEDLDKTTKKCTVRKIDSHTFSIILTQGLNRQIRRMCEYLTYEVTSLKRTRIMNIKLDVPVGEYREFTTDELKTLNMLLEDSDKHYNESKQTSKTTEIKETNKIHSINRRKE; via the coding sequence ATGGAAGAAAAACTCACCAGACTTAACAAATACCTCAGCGAAGCTGGTTATTGTTCTCGTCGCGAAGCAGATAGACTTATAGACGCTGGACGTGTAACTATTAATGGATCTGTTCCAGAATTAGGTACAAAAGTTACCCAAAGCGATGTTGTTGAAGTCGATGGTAAATCGATTACAGAACGTAAAGCAGATTTTGTATATCTAGCATTTAACAAACCTGTAGGTATTGTTTGTACGACTGATACTCGCGTTGAGAAAGACAATATTATAGATTATATAAAATATCCAAAACGCGTCTTCCCTATTGGTAGATTAGATAAACCTAGTGAAGGTTTAATTTTCCTTACAGACGATGGAGATATTGTAAACAAGATCCTTCGCGCGAGTAATAATCACGATAAAGAATATCTTGTATCTGTAGATAAACCAATTTCGCAAACCTTTATTAAACGCATGGCTAGCGGAATATATCTTGAAGATTTAGATAAAACCACTAAAAAATGTACCGTTAGAAAAATAGATTCTCATACCTTTAGTATTATTCTAACACAAGGTTTAAACAGGCAAATTCGACGTATGTGCGAATATTTAACCTACGAAGTAACGTCGTTAAAACGTACTCGAATAATGAATATTAAGCTTGATGTACCTGTAGGTGAATATCGTGAGTTTACAACAGATGAATTAAAAACTTTGAATATGCTTTTAGAAGATTCAGACAAGCATTATAATGAATCTAAACAGACCTCTAAAACTACAGAAATTAAAGAAACAAATAAAATTCATTCTATTAACAGAAGAAAAGAGTAA
- a CDS encoding VOC family protein, translated as MSQLSPFHIAIPVHNLETCRIFYRDILNCEEGRSSDHWVDFNFFGHQLVIHFKEKSLEAETINEVDGKHVPVPHYGVVLPWDNFHAFAEELKLKNIKFIIEPYVRFEGLVGEQATMFFKDPAGNALEFKAFKDRSQLFAK; from the coding sequence ATGTCTCAATTGTCACCATTTCACATTGCTATTCCAGTTCATAATTTAGAAACATGTCGCATTTTCTATCGCGACATTCTAAACTGTGAAGAAGGCAGAAGCAGTGACCATTGGGTCGATTTTAATTTTTTTGGACACCAATTGGTTATTCACTTTAAAGAAAAATCTTTAGAAGCCGAAACAATAAACGAAGTTGATGGTAAACATGTTCCTGTTCCACATTACGGTGTTGTTTTACCTTGGGATAATTTTCACGCTTTCGCAGAAGAACTAAAACTAAAAAACATTAAATTTATTATAGAACCTTATGTTCGTTTTGAAGGATTAGTTGGAGAACAAGCGACAATGTTTTTTAAAGATCCTGCTGGAAACGCTTTAGAGTTTAAAGCTTTTAAAGATAGGAGTCAGCTATTTGCTAAATAG
- a CDS encoding TIGR02206 family membrane protein, which produces MIFLKSILIVSIEIGSIQHIMPIAFAVIFAIILIKFSKSKLNKKQQEKVFKGLGAFVSLTVLAFHINLISKGGYSIVADLPLFLCSFMALFIFIFTESRKYWLYEILLFWIIAGTSQAVLTPDIPIGFPSFDYFRYWIAHLGLLVIIFYATFVFNLLPTWKSMFKSFLVLQVYMLTVLGINYLLGSNYSYLNKKPESASVLDVLGDWPMYLVVVEVFLIPYFFIIYLPFFIAKKLKKNPI; this is translated from the coding sequence GTGATATTTTTAAAATCAATACTAATTGTCTCAATAGAAATAGGAAGTATTCAGCATATTATGCCAATTGCATTTGCTGTTATTTTTGCTATTATTTTAATTAAATTTTCTAAAAGCAAGCTCAATAAAAAGCAACAAGAAAAGGTTTTTAAAGGCTTAGGTGCTTTTGTTTCACTTACAGTTTTAGCATTTCATATCAATCTTATTTCAAAAGGAGGTTATAGTATAGTTGCAGATTTACCATTGTTTCTATGTAGTTTTATGGCACTTTTTATTTTTATTTTTACAGAAAGCAGAAAATATTGGCTTTATGAAATTTTACTGTTTTGGATTATTGCAGGAACAAGTCAAGCTGTACTTACGCCAGATATTCCTATCGGCTTTCCAAGTTTTGATTATTTTAGATATTGGATTGCGCACTTAGGTTTACTAGTCATCATTTTTTATGCAACTTTTGTTTTTAATTTACTACCTACTTGGAAAAGTATGTTTAAATCCTTTTTAGTATTACAGGTTTATATGCTTACTGTTTTAGGAATAAATTACCTGTTAGGTTCAAATTATTCATACTTAAATAAAAAACCAGAATCGGCTTCTGTATTAGATGTGTTAGGAGATTGGCCAATGTATTTAGTAGTTGTTGAAGTTTTTTTAATCCCTTATTTTTTTATTATTTACTTGCCGTTTTTTATTGCTAAAAAGCTAAAGAAAAATCCTATTTAG
- a CDS encoding bifunctional 5,10-methylenetetrahydrofolate dehydrogenase/5,10-methenyltetrahydrofolate cyclohydrolase, giving the protein MTILDGKKVSNDIKNEIKAEVDKMKANGEKVPHLAAVIVGNDGASLTYVGSKVRACERVGFESTMVRLSNTTSEVELLDKIEELNNNEDIDGFIIQLPLPAQIDTQKVLMAVNPDKDVDGFHPMNFGKMALDMSTFIPATPFGILELLDRYEVSTKGKHTVVIGRSHIVGRPMSILMGRKGFPGNSTVTLTHSHTKNITQITSQADIIISALGVPNFLKAEMVKDDVVIIDVGITRVPDESHPKGYVITGDVDFENVSKKASFITPVPGGVGPMTIAMLLKNTLLARERHRAM; this is encoded by the coding sequence ATGACTATACTCGACGGTAAAAAAGTATCAAACGATATTAAAAACGAAATCAAAGCTGAAGTTGATAAAATGAAAGCTAATGGTGAGAAAGTGCCACACTTAGCTGCTGTTATCGTTGGGAATGATGGAGCTAGTTTAACTTACGTTGGAAGTAAAGTTCGTGCTTGTGAGCGTGTTGGTTTCGAATCTACAATGGTTCGTTTGTCTAACACAACAAGTGAGGTTGAGTTATTAGATAAAATTGAAGAATTAAATAATAATGAAGATATAGACGGTTTCATTATTCAGTTACCATTACCAGCACAAATAGATACACAAAAAGTGTTAATGGCTGTCAATCCAGATAAAGATGTCGATGGTTTTCATCCTATGAATTTTGGAAAAATGGCGTTAGATATGTCAACATTTATTCCTGCAACACCATTTGGTATTTTAGAACTTTTAGACCGTTACGAAGTATCTACAAAAGGAAAGCATACTGTGGTTATTGGTCGTTCTCATATTGTTGGAAGACCAATGAGTATATTAATGGGAAGAAAAGGATTTCCAGGAAACTCAACAGTTACACTTACACATAGTCACACTAAAAATATTACTCAAATTACATCACAAGCAGATATTATTATTTCGGCATTAGGAGTTCCTAATTTCTTAAAAGCAGAAATGGTAAAAGACGATGTTGTAATTATTGATGTTGGAATTACAAGAGTTCCAGACGAATCTCACCCTAAAGGTTACGTTATTACTGGAGATGTAGATTTCGAAAACGTTAGTAAAAAAGCAAGTTTTATTACGCCTGTTCCTGGTGGAGTAGGGCCTATGACAATTGCAATGTTACTTAAAAACACATTATTAGCAAGAGAACGTCACAGAGCAATGTAA
- the ffh gene encoding signal recognition particle protein yields the protein MFNNLSEKLDKALHVLKGHGSITEVNVAETLKEVRRALLDADVNFKIAKDFTNRVKEKALGSNVLTALQPGQLMVKIVKDELTELMGGDAAGINLSGTPTVILMSGLQGSGKTTFSGKLANFLKTKKTKKPLLVACDVYRPAAVDQLHVVGDQIKVDVYSDKGNNDPVAIALAGIAYAKQNGHNVVIIDTAGRLAVDEAMMTEISNIHKAIQPQETLFVVDSMTGQDAVNTAKAFNDVLNFDGVILTKLDGDTRGGAAISIKSVVNKPIKFIGTGEKMEAIDIFYPSRMADRILGMGDVVSLVERAQEQFDEEEARKIQKKIAKNQFGFDDFLKQIQQIKKMGNMKDLVGMIPGAGKMMKDVDIDDDAFKHIEAIIHSMTVQERTNPSVINASRKKRIGKGSGTSVTQVNQLLKQFDQMSKMMKMMQGGKGKAMMNAMKNMK from the coding sequence ATGTTTAATAATTTAAGTGAAAAGTTAGATAAAGCGCTACACGTACTAAAAGGTCACGGAAGCATTACAGAAGTTAATGTTGCCGAGACTTTAAAAGAAGTTCGTCGTGCACTTTTAGATGCCGATGTTAACTTTAAAATAGCTAAAGATTTTACCAATCGCGTAAAAGAAAAAGCATTAGGGTCTAACGTATTAACGGCGTTACAACCAGGACAATTAATGGTTAAAATCGTTAAAGACGAATTAACCGAGCTTATGGGAGGAGATGCTGCAGGCATAAACCTATCTGGAACTCCAACCGTAATTTTAATGTCTGGTTTACAAGGTTCTGGTAAAACAACCTTTTCTGGTAAATTAGCAAACTTTTTAAAAACTAAAAAAACTAAAAAACCTTTATTAGTTGCTTGTGATGTTTACAGACCAGCAGCAGTAGATCAATTACATGTAGTAGGAGATCAAATAAAAGTAGACGTTTATAGCGATAAAGGAAATAATGATCCAGTTGCCATTGCATTAGCAGGTATTGCATATGCAAAGCAAAACGGACATAATGTGGTGATTATTGATACAGCAGGTCGTTTAGCTGTAGATGAAGCCATGATGACCGAAATATCGAACATTCACAAAGCCATCCAACCTCAAGAAACACTATTTGTTGTGGATTCTATGACAGGTCAAGATGCTGTAAATACAGCTAAAGCCTTTAACGATGTCTTAAATTTTGATGGTGTAATTCTAACAAAATTAGATGGTGATACAAGAGGTGGAGCAGCAATTTCTATTAAATCTGTAGTAAACAAGCCAATTAAATTTATTGGTACAGGTGAGAAAATGGAAGCGATAGATATTTTCTATCCTTCGCGTATGGCAGATCGTATTCTTGGAATGGGAGATGTTGTATCTTTAGTTGAAAGAGCTCAAGAGCAATTTGACGAAGAGGAAGCAAGAAAAATACAGAAAAAAATTGCTAAAAACCAGTTCGGGTTTGATGATTTCTTAAAACAGATTCAGCAAATTAAGAAAATGGGTAATATGAAGGATCTTGTAGGCATGATTCCTGGAGCAGGAAAAATGATGAAAGATGTAGATATCGATGATGATGCTTTTAAACACATTGAAGCTATTATTCATTCTATGACAGTTCAAGAAAGAACAAATCCTTCGGTAATAAATGCAAGTCGTAAAAAACGAATTGGAAAAGGATCGGGAACTTCGGTAACACAAGTAAATCAGCTTTTAAAGCAGTTCGACCAAATGAGCAAAATGATGAAGATGATGCAAGGCGGAAAAGGAAAAGCAATGATGAATGCAATGAAAAACATGAAGTAA
- a CDS encoding LamG domain-containing protein, producing the protein MSKNRITLCVIALLVFACQEELTEVALPNNQEMIIENSSLAELIQNTVSLDGSIDNIIDNANCLLINLPVTVEINGVTVIIDSIEDYQVVEAIFDEINTDEDSVEILFPITVTLNDYTEVIIINNDELEVFKNECSSENESDNDIECIDFQYPIVFSIYNTNIQLTETVIIDFDEALYSFIENLESGVLASLNFPVTMVLSDGNIVVVNDNQELEAVIIDAKDGCEEDDDYDWDDDNCDINQVEANLLECEWTITSYNNDTGFNIFNIDFMDNGNTTITSDNESYTSDWTISLDGDIYLDFSSISGGNIQVLEGNFILVECTPNQMIFHDPINTDIELILDKDCCNNPGVLLNDLIIYMPFAEEAHDLISGFNAQNITNTFVEDRSGNSLCAMAFTGNDTFEIPVNTDNQLIQGDSFSISVWFKMQNTVAGDLEIFFRSPGNATQGFQLGVYDLNTPLLSDNLGFNLWDNDWNGEVDVVWENTDWHHLVITVDANNAVKLYRDGILRNDIGNSTISIGTQAANTYIIGEGFVGHLDDLRVYKRTLNPNEVNTLYTLDGDCYDCL; encoded by the coding sequence TTGAGTAAAAATAGAATTACTTTATGTGTTATAGCCTTATTGGTATTTGCATGTCAAGAAGAATTAACAGAAGTTGCATTACCAAATAATCAAGAGATGATTATTGAAAACTCTAGTTTGGCAGAACTAATACAAAACACTGTGTCTTTAGATGGTTCGATAGATAATATTATAGATAATGCTAATTGCTTACTCATTAATTTACCTGTAACTGTAGAAATAAACGGTGTTACTGTTATTATTGATAGCATTGAAGATTACCAAGTTGTAGAAGCTATTTTCGATGAGATAAATACAGATGAAGATAGTGTAGAAATATTATTTCCTATTACAGTTACTCTAAACGATTATACAGAAGTTATAATCATTAATAATGATGAATTAGAGGTTTTTAAAAATGAGTGTTCTAGTGAAAATGAATCAGATAACGATATAGAATGTATAGATTTTCAATATCCAATTGTGTTTTCAATTTACAATACAAACATTCAACTAACAGAAACAGTAATTATAGATTTTGATGAAGCACTTTATAGTTTTATTGAAAACTTAGAAAGCGGTGTTTTAGCAAGTTTAAACTTTCCAGTAACCATGGTTTTAAGTGATGGCAATATTGTAGTTGTTAATGATAATCAAGAGTTAGAAGCAGTAATAATTGATGCTAAAGATGGTTGCGAGGAAGACGATGACTATGATTGGGATGATGATAACTGCGATATAAACCAAGTTGAGGCCAATCTCCTAGAATGCGAATGGACTATTACTAGTTATAATAACGATACTGGGTTTAATATTTTTAATATCGATTTTATGGATAATGGAAATACAACAATTACTTCCGATAACGAGTCTTACACTTCAGATTGGACTATTTCTTTAGATGGAGATATTTATTTAGATTTTTCAAGTATTTCTGGAGGAAACATTCAAGTTTTAGAAGGCAATTTTATTCTAGTAGAATGTACGCCAAATCAAATGATATTTCATGATCCAATCAATACGGATATTGAATTGATTTTAGATAAGGATTGTTGCAATAATCCAGGTGTTTTGTTAAACGATTTAATAATTTATATGCCTTTTGCAGAAGAAGCTCACGATTTAATAAGCGGTTTTAATGCACAAAACATTACAAATACATTTGTAGAAGATAGAAGCGGAAACTCTTTGTGTGCTATGGCATTTACAGGAAACGATACATTCGAAATTCCTGTAAATACAGATAACCAACTTATTCAAGGCGATAGTTTTTCTATTAGTGTTTGGTTTAAAATGCAAAATACAGTAGCAGGAGATTTAGAAATATTCTTTAGGTCACCAGGAAACGCAACTCAAGGATTTCAGTTAGGAGTTTACGACTTAAACACGCCATTGCTTTCAGATAATTTAGGTTTTAATCTTTGGGATAATGACTGGAATGGAGAAGTTGATGTTGTATGGGAAAATACAGACTGGCATCATCTTGTAATAACTGTTGATGCTAATAATGCGGTTAAACTTTATAGAGATGGAATTTTAAGAAACGATATTGGGAATTCAACTATAAGTATTGGTACTCAAGCTGCAAATACATATATTATAGGTGAAGGTTTTGTTGGTCATTTAGACGATTTAAGAGTTTATAAAAGAACATTAAATCCAAATGAAGTAAACACATTATATACTTTGGATGGAGATTGTTATGACTGTTTATAA
- a CDS encoding RNA polymerase sigma factor → MAKNLHDNICDEIIFNALFKKHAKDLSNFLYYKFGDHLNPKDKTQDAFIKLWENCKKVTPEKAKSYLFTIANNLMLNEVKHHKIVLKHHQTKPKHYTNESPEFVMEEQEYNKKLQTALSNLTNAQRVAFMMNRVEGKRHKEIAEILGISTKAVEKRIYGALKKLRQDIKEL, encoded by the coding sequence ATGGCAAAAAATTTACATGATAATATTTGTGATGAAATCATCTTTAATGCTTTGTTTAAAAAGCACGCAAAAGATTTAAGTAATTTCTTGTACTATAAATTTGGTGACCACTTAAACCCAAAAGACAAAACCCAAGATGCCTTTATAAAGCTCTGGGAGAACTGTAAAAAAGTAACACCAGAAAAAGCAAAAAGCTATCTTTTTACTATTGCAAACAACTTAATGTTAAATGAAGTAAAGCATCATAAAATTGTTTTAAAACACCATCAAACAAAACCAAAACATTACACTAATGAGTCTCCAGAATTTGTAATGGAGGAACAAGAATATAATAAAAAATTACAAACAGCACTTTCTAATTTAACGAATGCGCAACGTGTTGCTTTTATGATGAATCGTGTTGAAGGCAAAAGACATAAAGAAATAGCAGAGATACTTGGCATTAGTACTAAAGCTGTAGAAAAACGTATTTATGGAGCGTTAAAAAAATTGCGTCAAGACATAAAGGAGTTATAG
- a CDS encoding FecR family protein → MKREDLIKKWLDNNLNSQELEAFKQLEDFDELTRLDSALQQFKSLDFESESELEKLNLVLKNKTKKQNNWLKPFLRVAAILAICFSSYYYTTTLDTNITTEFAEKENVILPDNSQVKLNAKSTLAFNKSSWSDSRDLDLNGEAYFKVAKGSKFTVHTSSGNISVLGTEFNVKNRVNLFEVICYEGSVKVEYNETSRILKPGERFLILENTLVETPTIKNTSPFWINNESAFKSMPYTQVIAEFERQYNVTFSVNNIDTNQLFTGRFAHNNLDIALQVITIPLNLAYTKNNNKISLKRE, encoded by the coding sequence ATGAAACGAGAAGATTTAATAAAAAAATGGTTAGACAACAACCTGAATTCTCAGGAGCTTGAAGCTTTTAAACAGCTTGAAGACTTCGATGAGTTAACTAGGTTGGATTCTGCTTTGCAGCAATTTAAGTCTCTAGATTTTGAATCTGAAAGTGAATTAGAAAAATTAAATCTTGTCTTAAAAAACAAAACTAAGAAACAAAACAATTGGTTAAAGCCGTTTTTACGTGTAGCTGCAATTTTAGCTATTTGCTTTAGTTCTTATTATTACACTACAACTTTAGACACCAATATAACAACTGAATTTGCTGAAAAAGAAAATGTAATTTTACCTGATAATTCTCAAGTAAAATTGAATGCAAAATCTACTTTAGCTTTTAATAAGAGTAGTTGGAGTGATAGTAGAGATCTAGACTTAAATGGAGAAGCTTACTTTAAAGTTGCCAAAGGCTCTAAGTTTACTGTACACACATCGTCTGGAAATATTTCTGTTTTAGGCACAGAGTTTAACGTTAAAAACAGAGTTAATCTTTTTGAAGTTATTTGCTACGAAGGCTCTGTAAAAGTAGAATACAATGAAACAAGCCGTATTTTAAAACCTGGAGAACGTTTTTTAATTTTAGAGAACACCTTAGTTGAAACACCAACTATAAAAAATACTAGTCCGTTTTGGATTAACAATGAGTCTGCTTTTAAAAGCATGCCTTACACTCAAGTAATAGCAGAGTTTGAAAGACAATACAATGTTACTTTTAGCGTTAATAATATAGATACAAACCAGTTGTTTACAGGTCGTTTTGCGCATAATAATTTGGACATTGCATTGCAAGTCATTACTATTCCACTTAACTTAGCCTATACTAAAAACAACAATAAGATATCGCTAAAGCGTGAGTAA
- a CDS encoding TonB-dependent siderophore receptor — protein sequence MNSQTFKTEKIPLTTVLKALEKRFDIRFTYADKTIEGVEITEPSTLLSYNDAITYLRTNTNLNFKIINSRFVAIAPSRKVTRPIEALQEVQLNTYLTTGISKNKTGEIVLNPNDYGILPGLIEPDVLQTVQALPGVLSVDESVSNLNVRGGTHDQNLILWDGIKMYQSGHFFGLISAFDPNLVSNVVISKNGTSALYGDGVSSTIDMRLDNDLNEESSAGLGLNLIEANAFTKLKLQNNMELQLSARRSITDVANTPTYQQYFDRIFQDSDIDNPSVDNQNSTSNETFYFYDISAKLLHDLSVKDKLRFSFTTIFNALDYLESNTSNNITTALNSGITQRNLATGLNYNRQWSDFLSSEVQLNVSDYKLNATNFDAENNQRLQQNNAVLDHGITLQLKLDFNERLRWINGYQYSQVGITNLEEINNPEFRSEIKHEVSTHSTFSEFTFSSYNNRTHLKIGTRSNYYKPFNVLLLEPRLSVNHKFLKHFKAELLGEFKSQVTSQVIDRQNDFLGIEKRRWVLANNTTLPIIESKQASIGLHYNKNKLLVSAEAFIKHVDGITTRSQGFQNQYQNIHAIGNYKTKGIDFLINKQFNAFSTWLSYSVSDNTYSFPTLNNAQAFANNTAISQALTFAGTYTLNNLKLALGFNWQSGKPTTTPNKQQPIFDNTINYNPANNTNLDDYFRTDFSGTYNFNLAKNTKAELGFSIWNLLNRENTLNSYYILNEDNSISKIDSKSLGFTPNLSFRVRFK from the coding sequence GTGAATTCACAAACTTTTAAAACTGAAAAGATACCACTTACCACAGTTTTAAAAGCTTTAGAAAAACGTTTTGATATTAGATTTACTTACGCAGACAAAACTATAGAAGGTGTTGAAATCACTGAACCTTCAACATTATTATCCTATAACGATGCGATAACCTACCTAAGAACAAACACTAATTTAAACTTCAAAATTATAAACAGTCGCTTTGTTGCCATTGCTCCCAGTCGAAAAGTAACTAGGCCAATTGAAGCGCTCCAAGAAGTACAGCTAAACACCTATTTAACAACAGGTATTTCAAAAAATAAAACTGGCGAAATTGTTTTAAACCCAAACGATTATGGCATCCTTCCTGGTTTAATAGAACCTGATGTTTTACAAACTGTTCAAGCATTACCAGGCGTTTTAAGTGTTGATGAATCTGTTTCTAATCTTAATGTTAGAGGTGGAACACACGACCAGAATTTAATACTTTGGGATGGTATAAAGATGTATCAATCTGGTCATTTTTTCGGGTTAATATCTGCCTTCGATCCTAACCTAGTTTCTAATGTTGTTATTTCTAAAAACGGCACAAGCGCATTATATGGCGATGGTGTTTCGAGCACAATAGATATGCGTTTAGATAACGATTTAAACGAAGAGAGCTCTGCAGGTTTAGGCTTAAATTTAATTGAAGCAAATGCGTTTACTAAACTAAAGCTACAGAATAATATGGAGTTGCAATTATCTGCAAGACGGTCTATTACAGATGTTGCAAACACACCAACGTATCAACAGTATTTCGATCGTATATTTCAGGATTCAGATATTGATAATCCTTCAGTAGATAACCAAAATTCAACTTCAAACGAGACATTCTATTTTTACGATATAAGCGCAAAATTATTGCACGACCTTTCAGTTAAAGATAAATTAAGATTTAGTTTTACTACTATTTTTAATGCGTTAGACTACTTAGAAAGTAATACTAGCAATAATATAACAACTGCTTTAAATAGTGGTATTACACAACGAAATCTTGCCACAGGATTAAACTATAATAGGCAGTGGAGTGATTTTTTAAGTAGCGAAGTACAACTAAACGTTTCAGACTATAAACTAAATGCCACAAATTTTGATGCAGAAAACAACCAACGCTTACAACAAAACAATGCTGTTTTAGATCATGGCATCACTTTACAACTTAAATTAGACTTTAATGAACGTTTGCGTTGGATAAATGGCTACCAATATTCACAAGTAGGTATTACCAATCTTGAAGAAATAAACAACCCTGAATTTAGGAGTGAAATAAAACATGAGGTTAGTACACATTCCACTTTTAGTGAGTTTACTTTTTCGTCTTACAACAATAGAACACATTTAAAAATTGGAACTAGAAGCAATTATTACAAACCTTTTAACGTATTATTATTAGAACCGCGTTTAAGTGTCAATCATAAATTTTTAAAACATTTTAAGGCTGAACTTTTAGGCGAATTTAAAAGTCAAGTCACTTCTCAAGTTATTGATAGACAAAACGATTTTTTAGGTATCGAAAAACGCCGTTGGGTTTTAGCAAACAACACCACGTTACCAATTATTGAAAGCAAACAAGCTTCTATTGGTTTGCATTACAACAAAAATAAACTCTTAGTAAGCGCAGAAGCTTTTATTAAACATGTAGATGGTATAACTACAAGAAGTCAAGGATTTCAAAACCAATATCAAAACATACATGCCATTGGAAACTACAAAACTAAAGGTATAGACTTTTTAATAAATAAGCAATTTAACGCTTTTAGCACGTGGCTAAGTTACTCTGTAAGCGACAACACTTATTCGTTTCCTACACTAAATAATGCACAAGCATTCGCTAACAATACTGCTATTTCTCAAGCACTCACTTTTGCAGGCACCTACACTCTTAATAATTTAAAACTGGCACTAGGTTTTAATTGGCAATCTGGAAAACCAACTACAACTCCTAACAAACAACAACCAATATTCGATAATACTATAAATTACAACCCAGCAAATAACACCAATTTAGACGATTATTTTAGAACCGATTTTTCTGGAACTTATAATTTTAATTTAGCTAAAAACACAAAAGCCGAATTAGGTTTTTCGATTTGGAATCTTTTAAATCGAGAAAACACACTTAACAGTTATTACATTTTAAACGAAGATAATTCTATCTCTAAAATTGATAGTAAGTCGCTTGGTTTTACTCCTAATTTGAGTTTTAGAGTTCGTTTTAAATAA